One genomic region from Chlamydia poikilotherma encodes:
- the tpiA gene encoding triose-phosphate isomerase, with protein MERKSYVFGNWKMYKTVKEAKEYIAVLGPLLKETLPASVVGITPAFTALSACSEVIKNSNYPIWLGAQNVHQDTSGAFTGEISMPMLKEFNVDYVLLGHSECRHIFHEEDATIALKVGAASREGVLPVLCIGETLEVREKGTTKDVLSNQLILGLAQLPETSSVIIAYEPVWAIGTGKVASSADVQEVHAFCREVLAKIFSKEKADTISILYGGSVKADNAEGFAHCPDVDGLLVGGASLDPKVFASVIENFNL; from the coding sequence ATGGAACGTAAGAGTTATGTTTTTGGTAATTGGAAAATGTATAAGACAGTCAAAGAAGCTAAAGAGTACATAGCTGTCTTAGGCCCACTTCTTAAAGAAACATTACCTGCATCTGTAGTCGGCATTACTCCGGCATTCACGGCATTGAGCGCTTGTAGCGAGGTGATAAAAAATTCTAACTATCCTATTTGGTTGGGGGCTCAAAATGTTCACCAGGACACTTCTGGAGCTTTTACCGGAGAAATTTCCATGCCTATGCTTAAAGAATTTAACGTGGATTACGTTCTTTTAGGACATTCAGAATGTCGCCATATCTTTCACGAAGAAGATGCTACAATTGCTCTTAAAGTTGGGGCTGCATCCCGTGAGGGAGTTCTCCCTGTGTTATGTATTGGAGAGACTTTAGAAGTCAGAGAAAAAGGCACGACAAAAGATGTTTTATCTAATCAGTTGATATTAGGCCTGGCTCAACTTCCTGAAACGTCTTCTGTAATCATTGCTTATGAACCTGTTTGGGCAATAGGTACGGGTAAAGTTGCCTCAAGCGCAGATGTACAAGAAGTTCATGCGTTTTGTCGTGAGGTTCTTGCTAAGATCTTCTCTAAGGAAAAAGCGGATACAATTTCTATCCTTTACGGAGGTTCTGTAAAGGCAGATAATGCTGAGGGATTTGCTCATTGTCCGGATGTAGACGGTTTATTGGTTGGAGGAGCCTCTTTGGATCCTAAAGTTTTTGCCAGTGTTATAGAGAATTTTAATCTCTAG
- a CDS encoding DUF2608 domain-containing protein, giving the protein MRLLKYLAEGAIVAIALLGVLTTAEAAKKKPLPMTMAYSFGDIFSHLEKSNEETLFCINVDSVIQHKHIGSPGWYQSRLTKLSKRYGDFFQAKKQANEEQIIIDTLTRKECLEANVADQFSRILSECRCSVLGISSLGIEGVASTLKSLKDCDLEIHSRAFSTEDFFLETGIKCCDSALVQEGVLFCGASELSEAMKQLFIYENKIPKNIVFLSDNAEEIKSLGRECIDFGISFFGIVYYPAAETLFSYVYPYSAAVEIQEEQALTVISDATAQLSLDSLNQKS; this is encoded by the coding sequence ATGAGATTGCTGAAATATCTTGCTGAAGGTGCAATAGTTGCGATTGCACTCTTAGGTGTGTTGACTACAGCTGAAGCTGCAAAGAAAAAGCCCTTGCCAATGACAATGGCCTATTCTTTTGGCGATATTTTCTCACATTTGGAAAAAAGCAATGAAGAGACGTTGTTTTGCATTAACGTAGATAGCGTAATTCAACATAAGCATATAGGTTCTCCAGGTTGGTATCAAAGTAGGTTAACCAAGTTGTCCAAGCGTTATGGAGATTTTTTCCAAGCAAAAAAACAGGCCAATGAAGAGCAGATTATTATCGATACACTAACAAGGAAAGAATGTTTAGAAGCTAATGTTGCTGATCAGTTTTCCCGTATACTTTCTGAGTGTCGATGTTCTGTGTTGGGAATTTCTTCACTAGGAATTGAAGGGGTTGCTTCAACCTTAAAAAGTCTTAAAGACTGTGATCTAGAAATACATTCTCGAGCATTCTCTACGGAAGATTTTTTCTTAGAAACGGGAATAAAGTGTTGTGATTCTGCGTTAGTGCAGGAAGGAGTTTTGTTTTGTGGAGCTTCAGAGCTTTCGGAAGCTATGAAACAATTGTTTATTTATGAAAATAAAATACCAAAAAATATTGTATTTTTGAGTGATAATGCTGAAGAGATCAAATCTTTAGGTAGAGAGTGTATAGATTTTGGGATCTCATTTTTTGGTATAGTATATTATCCTGCTGCGGAAACTCTATTTTCCTATGTATATCCGTATTCAGCAGCTGTAGAGATTCAAGAAGAACAGGCATTGACGGTTATATCCGATGCTACCGCGCAATTATCTCTAGATTCTCTTAATCAAAAGAGTTAA
- the rsmA gene encoding 16S rRNA (adenine(1518)-N(6)/adenine(1519)-N(6))-dimethyltransferase RsmA — translation MSRSSPEQLTKFLAQVHGRPKKGLSQNFLIDGNILRKILSVSCVEAGDWVLEIGPGFGALTEVLVNQGAHVIALEKDSMFEETLKQLPIDLEITDACKYPLSQLQTKGCQGKGRVVANLPYHITTPLLTKLFLEIPNQWKTVTVMMQDEVARRITAQPGGKEYGSLTIFLQFFADVRYAFKVSPGCFLPKPQVSSAVVHMIVKDTFPLETSLQKQFFSLTRAAFGQRRKLLANSLKDLYPKEQVFEALNQLKFSEKTRPETLSLDDYLKLFHLLSSFIK, via the coding sequence TTGTCGCGTAGTTCTCCAGAACAACTTACTAAATTTTTAGCTCAGGTTCATGGTCGTCCTAAAAAAGGCCTTTCACAGAACTTTCTAATAGATGGAAATATCCTAAGAAAAATCCTTTCTGTTTCTTGTGTAGAGGCAGGAGATTGGGTTTTAGAAATAGGACCAGGATTCGGAGCTCTTACCGAAGTGCTCGTCAATCAGGGAGCTCATGTTATTGCTTTAGAAAAAGATTCCATGTTTGAGGAAACATTAAAGCAACTTCCTATAGATTTAGAAATTACAGACGCCTGTAAATACCCTCTATCACAACTGCAAACTAAAGGTTGTCAAGGGAAAGGAAGGGTGGTTGCAAACCTTCCTTATCATATTACAACACCTTTATTAACGAAATTGTTCTTAGAAATTCCTAACCAATGGAAAACAGTCACAGTAATGATGCAAGATGAAGTCGCCCGTCGTATTACCGCTCAGCCGGGAGGGAAGGAATACGGGTCTTTGACTATCTTTTTGCAGTTTTTTGCTGACGTGCGTTACGCTTTTAAAGTCAGCCCAGGCTGTTTTTTACCCAAACCTCAGGTATCCTCAGCAGTTGTCCATATGATAGTGAAAGATACCTTTCCTCTAGAAACTTCTCTTCAAAAGCAATTTTTTTCTCTCACTCGGGCAGCCTTCGGGCAGAGAAGAAAGCTTTTAGCGAATTCTCTTAAAGATCTTTATCCTAAAGAACAAGTTTTTGAAGCTCTAAATCAATTAAAATTTTCTGAAAAAACTCGTCCGGAAACACTTTCTCTCGATGATTATCTAAAACTTTTTCACCTTCTATCCTCATTTATTAAATAA
- a CDS encoding thioredoxin domain-containing protein, which yields MSQPLYTNRLISEKSPYLLLYAHTPVNWYPWGSEAFDLAIEQDKPIFLSIGCAHSRWCQVMLQESFENPEVAAMLNEHFINIKVDKEELPHVANLYFDLAQMLSISEEHQNSSSWPLNVFLTPDLLPFFSANYLGAEVKLGVPSFSQTIEKLNLMWQDPEEREVLVHQAHKILEIASFIERCSRKEMLEEGTLRKTVEALYKDVDPHYGGVKAFPKTPPALLSQFFLRYGVEYQDNRSLFFVDRSLDMMAKGGIFDHLGGGFYCYTIDDKWLIPCFEKRLIDNALLVLDYLDAGICLKKPEYLSIAKQTLRYILSELYNSEVGAFYTSEHGEHWGTSEGRYATWSGEEIREVLGEKAELFCEYYGISREGFCNGRNILHIPSHIDIEEIADKYGCSVEEFHEIIDRLKEKLRLHRDTKARPFKDDQSLTFQNSWMLYTLAYAGRILGDSSYIDIAKKCGEFICKNLCKHSTLMRRWRDGDAKYSGGLEDYAGVILGALALYETGCGAQWLLLAEDLMKEVILSFRSESGGFYTTDGRDPALLLKQENLSDGETISGNALVCQALIKLHMLTEKKHYLTYAEDILQIAQARWHTHKFSSLGNLLAAQAYFSRNHQKILISLASDSDREAVLSCFAGLFLPQVSVVWMSAKDRESLEEILPEYEHCLIPKEGQASTVICLLESGMGRKFSNIEEFRSYLTSK from the coding sequence ATGTCGCAGCCGCTATATACGAATAGACTTATCAGTGAAAAATCTCCGTATTTGCTTCTTTATGCTCATACGCCAGTGAATTGGTACCCATGGGGTAGTGAGGCTTTTGATCTTGCTATCGAACAAGATAAGCCGATTTTCCTTTCCATTGGTTGTGCACACTCACGATGGTGTCAAGTGATGCTTCAGGAGAGTTTTGAAAATCCTGAAGTCGCTGCCATGCTAAATGAGCATTTTATTAATATCAAAGTAGATAAAGAGGAACTTCCTCATGTGGCGAATCTTTATTTTGATCTTGCGCAAATGCTTTCTATCTCTGAAGAGCATCAAAATTCTTCTTCTTGGCCTCTGAATGTATTTTTAACTCCTGATTTATTGCCATTTTTCTCAGCAAATTACTTAGGGGCTGAGGTAAAATTAGGCGTACCTTCGTTTTCACAAACAATAGAGAAACTCAATTTGATGTGGCAGGATCCTGAAGAACGCGAGGTTCTTGTTCATCAGGCACATAAAATCCTTGAAATAGCTTCATTTATAGAGAGATGTTCAAGAAAAGAGATGTTGGAAGAGGGGACTTTGCGTAAGACAGTAGAGGCGCTATACAAGGATGTTGATCCTCATTATGGAGGAGTGAAGGCATTCCCAAAAACCCCGCCCGCGCTATTAAGTCAGTTTTTCTTACGTTATGGGGTGGAATATCAGGATAACAGAAGTTTATTTTTCGTAGATCGTTCTTTGGATATGATGGCTAAAGGAGGGATTTTTGATCACTTGGGTGGGGGATTTTACTGCTATACTATAGACGATAAGTGGTTGATTCCTTGTTTTGAAAAACGCCTTATTGATAATGCCTTATTAGTGCTTGATTATCTTGATGCTGGTATATGTCTTAAAAAACCTGAGTATCTCTCCATAGCTAAGCAAACCTTACGTTATATCCTTTCCGAGCTTTATAACTCTGAAGTGGGAGCGTTTTATACCTCAGAACACGGAGAACATTGGGGAACTTCTGAAGGGAGATATGCTACCTGGTCAGGAGAGGAAATTCGTGAAGTGCTTGGAGAAAAAGCTGAGCTGTTTTGTGAATATTATGGGATTTCTCGAGAAGGATTTTGTAATGGAAGAAATATCTTACATATCCCTTCTCATATCGATATTGAGGAAATCGCAGATAAATATGGGTGTAGTGTTGAAGAGTTTCATGAAATTATCGATAGGCTAAAAGAAAAATTACGTCTCCATAGAGATACTAAAGCGCGCCCTTTTAAAGATGATCAATCATTAACATTTCAAAACAGCTGGATGCTCTATACGTTAGCCTATGCAGGCAGAATCCTTGGAGATTCTTCCTATATAGATATAGCGAAGAAATGTGGGGAGTTCATCTGTAAGAATTTATGTAAGCATTCTACCTTAATGCGTCGATGGCGCGATGGTGATGCTAAGTATTCCGGAGGTTTAGAAGATTACGCAGGGGTGATTTTAGGAGCTCTCGCACTTTATGAGACAGGGTGCGGTGCACAATGGTTGCTACTGGCCGAAGATCTTATGAAAGAGGTAATCCTATCTTTTCGTTCAGAAAGTGGGGGATTTTACACTACAGATGGGAGGGATCCTGCACTACTTTTAAAACAGGAGAATCTCTCTGATGGAGAGACAATATCCGGAAATGCTCTTGTTTGCCAAGCATTGATAAAATTGCATATGCTTACAGAAAAGAAGCACTATCTTACTTATGCCGAAGATATCTTACAAATTGCCCAAGCTAGATGGCATACCCATAAATTTTCTTCTTTAGGAAATTTATTAGCAGCACAGGCATATTTTTCACGTAATCATCAAAAAATTCTTATTTCTTTAGCTAGCGATAGCGATCGTGAAGCTGTTTTATCTTGCTTTGCAGGATTATTTCTCCCTCAAGTTTCTGTTGTATGGATGAGTGCCAAAGATCGTGAATCTCTGGAAGAGATTCTTCCTGAATATGAGCACTGTCTAATCCCTAAGGAAGGACAAGCATCCACGGTTATTTGTCTGTTAGAATCAGGAATGGGAAGAAAATTTTCTAATATTGAAGAGTTTCGTTCTTATCTAACTTCAAAATAA
- the def gene encoding peptide deformylase yields the protein MIRELEYYGSHILRRKADIIPEITAEIRQLVQDMYETMVAHKGVGLAAPQVGESVSLFVMCVEGETEDGDLIFCDFPRVYINPVLSNIAEDLVIGREGCLSIPGLRGDVYRPQSVTITAINLDGQEFTENLEGFPARIIMHENDHLHGVLYIDKMEEPKDPKKFKAALEKIRRRYNANLKEDDRAS from the coding sequence ATGATTAGAGAATTAGAATACTATGGCAGCCATATATTGCGTAGAAAGGCTGATATAATTCCCGAAATTACTGCTGAGATTCGTCAGTTAGTTCAGGATATGTATGAAACTATGGTAGCTCATAAAGGTGTAGGCCTAGCTGCTCCTCAAGTAGGGGAAAGTGTAAGCCTTTTTGTTATGTGCGTTGAGGGGGAAACAGAGGACGGAGATTTGATCTTCTGTGATTTCCCTAGGGTATATATTAATCCTGTTCTTTCTAATATTGCTGAAGATCTTGTTATCGGTAGAGAAGGTTGTTTATCTATCCCTGGTTTGCGTGGGGATGTTTATCGTCCTCAAAGTGTCACCATAACGGCTATTAATCTTGATGGTCAAGAATTTACAGAGAATTTAGAAGGGTTTCCTGCACGTATCATCATGCATGAAAACGATCACCTTCACGGTGTTTTATACATTGATAAGATGGAAGAACCTAAAGATCCTAAGAAATTTAAGGCGGCATTAGAAAAAATACGACGTCGTTATAATGCTAATTTAAAAGAAGACGATCGAGCTTCTTAA
- the secG gene encoding preprotein translocase subunit SecG → MTGLFYSFLFIFLLLCVILCGLILIQESKSMGLGSSFGVDSGDSVFGVSTPDILKKVTAWLAVAFCFSCLLLSFATTHLGKNSQELPANALEQVSPDGEEIPNE, encoded by the coding sequence GTGACTGGCTTGTTTTATTCATTTTTATTTATTTTTCTGCTTTTGTGCGTAATCCTTTGTGGACTGATTTTGATTCAAGAAAGCAAGAGCATGGGATTAGGCTCATCTTTTGGTGTCGACTCTGGAGATTCTGTTTTTGGCGTATCGACCCCAGATATTTTAAAGAAAGTAACAGCTTGGCTTGCCGTAGCTTTTTGTTTTAGTTGCTTACTTTTGTCTTTTGCTACAACACACTTAGGAAAAAATTCTCAAGAGCTCCCTGCAAATGCTCTGGAACAAGTTTCTCCAGATGGAGAGGAAATCCCTAACGAATAA
- a CDS encoding DUF2608 domain-containing protein, with protein sequence MKIVFFITFFFSIFSLEASIIKVSDVQAINKYAKKGSLVLLALDETVVFPKQMLGTTAWFQERLEKLKKEESDFDPIEKVFGEKVAVSFAIDYELIHPEVPKAIAALSLSEAWVMGVSQLSIPIASHFLRSAVALGLGFSACLPARSDGWMQHLKTFGRPEHAMFIEDQVLFTGGLINTITMEEVLSTLFATLETLPQQVIYLDANKDNLISAEAACKQANVYFIGMHYSPAVKRIKEYKSDIANLQWLQLHNQLSDKYFQALLTYVIGPEGQG encoded by the coding sequence ATGAAGATAGTATTTTTTATCACGTTTTTCTTTTCCATATTTTCCTTAGAAGCAAGTATTATCAAAGTTTCTGATGTGCAAGCTATCAATAAATATGCAAAAAAAGGTTCTTTAGTTTTACTAGCGTTAGATGAAACCGTTGTATTTCCTAAACAAATGTTAGGAACAACAGCATGGTTTCAAGAACGTTTGGAAAAATTGAAAAAAGAAGAATCGGATTTTGATCCTATTGAAAAAGTTTTTGGTGAAAAAGTTGCTGTGTCTTTCGCTATAGACTACGAGCTTATTCATCCTGAAGTTCCTAAGGCTATAGCTGCCTTATCATTATCTGAAGCTTGGGTAATGGGAGTTTCCCAATTATCGATACCCATAGCAAGTCATTTTCTCCGTTCTGCTGTTGCTTTAGGATTAGGATTTTCAGCATGCTTACCTGCTCGTAGTGACGGGTGGATGCAACACCTAAAAACATTCGGAAGACCTGAACATGCCATGTTTATAGAAGACCAGGTACTCTTTACAGGAGGTCTTATTAACACAATTACCATGGAAGAAGTTCTTTCTACTCTATTTGCAACTTTAGAGACTCTTCCGCAGCAAGTGATCTATTTAGATGCAAATAAAGATAATCTAATTTCTGCAGAGGCAGCTTGTAAACAAGCCAACGTCTATTTTATAGGTATGCACTACAGCCCAGCTGTAAAACGTATAAAAGAATATAAATCAGATATTGCGAATTTACAATGGCTTCAGCTACACAACCAACTTTCTGATAAGTATTTTCAAGCTTTGCTTACCTATGTGATTGGCCCCGAAGGCCAAGGATAA
- the xseA gene encoding exodeoxyribonuclease VII large subunit: MTTSSSPQAVTTLTESIKNLLESNFCHIVVKGELSNVSLQPSGHLYFGIKDNKSFLNGAFFHFKSKYFDRRPKDGDSVIIHGKLTVYAPRGQYQIVAHALVYAGEGDLLQKFEETKKRLAAEGYFAIEKKQTLPNIPKCIGVITSPTGAVIQDILRILSRRCYQYKLLIYPVTVQGTTAAKEISQAIEVINQERLADVLILARGGGSIEDLWAFNEEIIIKAIDASSIPIISAVGHETDYTLCDFAADVRAPTPSAAAEIVCQSSQEQIQVFKSYLHYLNAHAQQLLSGKTKQIQQWKRYLDHIDFFHSAQQSLDYLCLSVERSIQTKLSQCKQRYSQYTRWLQSDVLQRITYRLHDLWKMIVQAFHNRLLALKHLCAHMKKNLIFHNTQQFAQRLDPWKQQIHRALYQRLRYFHQSLEHKQILLKHFKIKLDQQFIKEKHSLNLLKKRLISIFINTVYEHRAYYFRTRENFILSLHHLVERNQEKYHTVSKQLSSLNPKNVLKRGYAMLFDFNENFAIISAKTLHKHSCVRLRLQDGEATLTVTDIQNFETQES; this comes from the coding sequence ATGACAACCTCATCTTCTCCTCAAGCAGTAACCACTCTTACAGAATCCATAAAGAATCTTCTTGAGTCAAATTTTTGCCACATCGTCGTGAAAGGAGAATTAAGTAATGTCTCGCTACAGCCTAGCGGACATTTATATTTCGGGATTAAAGATAATAAATCTTTTTTAAACGGAGCTTTTTTCCATTTTAAAAGTAAATATTTCGATCGTCGTCCTAAAGATGGTGATTCTGTAATCATTCATGGAAAACTCACCGTATATGCTCCACGAGGTCAATACCAAATTGTAGCCCATGCTTTAGTTTATGCTGGAGAGGGAGATCTTTTACAAAAATTTGAAGAGACTAAGAAGCGTCTAGCTGCTGAAGGTTATTTTGCTATAGAGAAAAAACAAACCCTTCCTAATATTCCTAAATGTATCGGAGTGATTACCAGCCCTACGGGTGCAGTAATTCAAGATATTCTACGTATTCTTTCCCGTCGCTGTTATCAATACAAACTTCTTATTTATCCTGTAACAGTCCAAGGAACAACTGCAGCAAAAGAGATTTCTCAAGCTATTGAGGTGATAAATCAAGAACGATTAGCTGATGTTCTTATTTTAGCACGCGGTGGTGGCAGCATTGAAGATCTCTGGGCTTTCAATGAAGAAATCATCATAAAAGCGATAGATGCTAGTTCGATTCCCATCATTTCCGCTGTGGGTCATGAAACCGACTATACACTATGTGATTTTGCTGCAGATGTCCGTGCTCCCACACCTTCTGCTGCTGCAGAAATTGTTTGTCAAAGTAGTCAAGAGCAAATCCAAGTATTTAAAAGTTATTTACACTACCTGAATGCACATGCACAGCAACTTCTTTCAGGAAAAACAAAACAAATTCAGCAATGGAAGCGTTATTTAGATCACATAGATTTTTTCCATTCAGCGCAGCAATCTTTAGATTATCTTTGCTTATCCGTAGAGCGGTCTATACAAACAAAACTTTCACAATGCAAACAGCGCTATTCACAATATACACGGTGGCTGCAAAGTGATGTGTTACAACGTATAACGTATCGCCTTCATGATCTTTGGAAAATGATCGTTCAGGCTTTCCACAATCGCCTACTCGCTTTAAAACATCTTTGCGCACATATGAAAAAAAATCTTATTTTTCATAATACACAGCAGTTTGCTCAAAGATTAGATCCTTGGAAACAACAAATTCATAGAGCTTTATATCAACGCCTAAGATATTTCCATCAATCTTTAGAGCATAAGCAAATACTATTAAAACATTTTAAAATTAAATTAGATCAGCAATTTATTAAGGAAAAACATTCTCTTAATCTTTTAAAGAAACGTTTGATTAGTATTTTTATCAATACTGTATATGAGCATCGAGCGTATTATTTTCGTACTCGTGAAAATTTTATACTTTCCCTACACCACCTTGTAGAAAGAAATCAGGAAAAATATCACACGGTCTCTAAACAACTGAGTTCATTAAATCCTAAAAATGTTTTGAAACGTGGTTATGCTATGCTCTTTGACTTTAATGAAAATTTCGCTATTATCTCGGCAAAAACCTTACATAAACATAGTTGTGTAAGATTACGACTACAGGATGGGGAAGCCACTCTTACTGTAACGGATATTCAGAATTTTGAAACTCAAGAGTCTTAA
- a CDS encoding 1-deoxy-D-xylulose-5-phosphate synthase has product MTSQISSILSQISSPADLKKLSFAELSLLAEQMRHKIISVLTKTGGHLASNLGIIELTIALHYVFSSPEDKFIFDVGHQAYPHKLLTGRNTTEFNRIRHDHGLSGFTSPFESVHDLFFSGHAGNALSLALGMAKATENSRTHVLPILGDAALSCGLTLEALNNINPDLSKFIVILNDNNMSISQNVGVMSKSLSRWIHHPKFSLLSRKLEKWLMKIPRYGNTIARRSHKVSTCLKSFFCPIPIFEQFNLAYMGPVDGHNIKKLISLFQTVRDLPFPILIHVCTKKGKGLEIAQENPSKYHGVKANFNTAAEDKLLPAVKPQLTYPDIFGKTLCSLGESFPNLHVITPAMSLGSRLETFKEKFPERFVDVGIAEGHAVTFSAGIAKANVPVICSIYSTFLHRAMDNVFHDVCLQSLPVIFAIDRAGLAYDDGCSHHGIYDLCFLRAMPNMIICQPRSAIVFQQLLQSSLQWTRPCAIRYPNIAALQGDPIATDVNMRRDPGLGEILSQGEDVLIVGLGHMCSAALSIKLQLLAHGISATVVDPIFIKPFDNNLFSILLMHHSKVIIIEEHSIRGGLASEFNDFLATYSFKVDILHFGIPDAIFSHGDKDNLLKRVGLDTDSMVKRILTHFNFRTKKSPSNKLSIV; this is encoded by the coding sequence ATGACTTCTCAAATTTCCTCTATTTTAAGTCAGATATCCTCTCCTGCAGATCTAAAAAAGCTTTCTTTTGCTGAGCTTTCTCTTCTTGCTGAGCAAATGCGTCATAAAATTATTTCTGTTCTTACCAAAACTGGAGGGCATCTAGCCTCTAATTTAGGTATTATTGAATTAACGATAGCTTTGCATTATGTTTTCTCCTCTCCTGAGGATAAATTTATCTTTGATGTCGGTCATCAAGCCTATCCTCATAAATTACTTACTGGAAGAAATACTACAGAATTCAATCGGATCCGTCATGATCATGGTTTGAGTGGATTTACCTCCCCTTTCGAAAGTGTTCATGACCTTTTTTTCTCAGGTCATGCAGGTAACGCACTTTCGTTAGCTTTAGGGATGGCAAAGGCTACAGAAAATTCTAGAACTCATGTTCTTCCTATTCTTGGTGACGCAGCTTTGTCCTGCGGACTAACTTTAGAAGCTTTGAATAATATAAATCCTGACTTATCTAAATTCATTGTCATTTTAAATGACAATAACATGTCTATCTCTCAAAATGTGGGTGTCATGTCCAAGAGTTTATCTCGCTGGATACACCATCCCAAGTTTAGCTTACTTTCTAGAAAACTAGAAAAGTGGTTAATGAAGATCCCACGTTATGGTAATACTATAGCCAGGCGTTCACACAAAGTATCTACTTGCTTGAAATCTTTCTTTTGTCCAATTCCTATTTTCGAGCAGTTTAACTTAGCCTACATGGGACCTGTAGACGGCCACAATATAAAAAAGTTAATATCTTTATTTCAAACAGTACGCGATCTACCTTTCCCTATTCTTATTCATGTCTGTACAAAAAAGGGTAAGGGCTTAGAAATCGCCCAAGAAAACCCCTCTAAATATCACGGAGTAAAGGCAAATTTTAATACTGCTGCAGAAGATAAGCTACTTCCCGCGGTTAAGCCACAGCTTACCTATCCTGATATCTTTGGAAAAACACTCTGCTCTCTTGGGGAAAGCTTTCCGAATTTACATGTTATTACTCCAGCAATGTCTTTGGGATCACGATTAGAAACGTTTAAAGAGAAATTCCCAGAACGTTTTGTTGATGTTGGTATTGCTGAGGGCCATGCCGTAACATTTTCAGCAGGAATTGCTAAAGCTAATGTTCCTGTTATTTGTTCTATTTACTCTACATTCTTACATCGTGCTATGGATAATGTATTCCATGACGTATGTTTACAAAGTTTACCAGTAATCTTCGCTATAGATCGTGCAGGTTTAGCTTATGACGATGGCTGCAGCCATCATGGCATTTACGATTTGTGTTTTCTTCGTGCTATGCCCAATATGATTATCTGCCAGCCAAGGAGCGCAATAGTTTTCCAACAACTGCTTCAATCTTCACTTCAATGGACACGTCCTTGTGCAATTCGCTATCCTAATATCGCAGCACTTCAAGGTGACCCTATAGCTACAGATGTCAATATGCGTCGCGATCCGGGATTAGGAGAAATCCTCAGTCAGGGCGAGGATGTATTGATCGTAGGTCTTGGGCATATGTGTAGCGCTGCCTTATCGATAAAATTGCAGTTACTCGCTCACGGAATTTCTGCAACTGTTGTTGATCCTATATTCATTAAACCTTTTGATAATAACCTCTTTAGCATTCTATTGATGCATCATTCTAAAGTCATCATTATAGAAGAGCACTCTATCCGTGGAGGTCTAGCTTCAGAATTTAATGATTTCCTAGCCACCTATAGTTTTAAAGTCGATATCCTACACTTTGGGATTCCCGATGCTATTTTTTCTCATGGGGATAAAGATAACTTATTAAAAAGGGTAGGACTAGATACTGATAGTATGGTTAAACGTATTCTCACCCACTTTAACTTCCGCACAAAAAAATCCCCGTCTAACAAGCTGAGTATTGTCTAA
- a CDS encoding exodeoxyribonuclease VII small subunit codes for MEEIPFEKAMERLEEIVDLMNQPSTSLDSSLKLYEEADALMRICESRIHKAEERVRELSEKRNEDLLSEESFAH; via the coding sequence ATGGAAGAAATTCCCTTTGAAAAGGCTATGGAAAGGTTAGAAGAGATCGTAGATCTTATGAATCAACCTTCAACCTCTTTAGATTCTTCTTTAAAACTTTATGAAGAAGCAGATGCGCTAATGCGCATTTGTGAGTCCCGTATTCATAAAGCTGAAGAACGTGTACGTGAGTTATCAGAAAAGCGAAATGAAGATCTTCTTTCTGAAGAATCTTTCGCACATTAA